In a genomic window of Feifania hominis:
- a CDS encoding (2Fe-2S) ferredoxin domain-containing protein gives MKTLQELAAIRESMKNKMDLRSESDAEFRVVVGMATCGIAAGARPVLAALVEEVAKRNLHNVMVTQTGCIGVCRLEPIVEVFQKGHEKVTYVKMTPEKALKILHEHVVNGKVVEEYTIGAAE, from the coding sequence ATGAAGACATTGCAAGAACTCGCAGCCATCCGCGAGAGCATGAAAAATAAAATGGATCTTCGCTCCGAGAGCGACGCGGAATTCCGCGTTGTGGTCGGCATGGCCACCTGCGGCATCGCCGCGGGCGCCCGCCCCGTACTCGCGGCCCTTGTGGAAGAGGTCGCAAAGCGCAATCTACATAATGTCATGGTCACCCAGACTGGATGCATCGGCGTCTGCCGGCTCGAGCCCATTGTCGAGGTGTTCCAGAAAGGCCACGAGAAAGTGACCTATGTGAAGATGACTCCGGAGAAAGCGCTGAAGATTCTCCATGAACATGTGGTCAACGGCAAAGTCGTGGAAGAGTACACGATCGGCGCAGCCGAATAA
- a CDS encoding ATP-binding protein, with the protein MKELSLNILDIAQNSVKAGATLVTITVDAQPAENCLTITVADNGCGMSEEFVRRVTDPFTTTRTTRKVGLGIPLFKLSAEQAGGDFSIRSKVGEGTVVTARYELDHIDRMPLGDIAGTISALVGADPAIDFVYEQRVGAESFVLDTREVRGILGDVPLDSPEVLLWIREYLSEQITNMKGAEQI; encoded by the coding sequence ATGAAAGAGCTCTCACTGAACATCCTGGACATTGCCCAGAACTCGGTCAAAGCCGGCGCGACGCTTGTCACCATCACGGTGGATGCGCAGCCGGCGGAAAACTGCCTCACCATCACCGTTGCCGACAATGGCTGCGGCATGAGCGAGGAGTTTGTCCGGCGTGTCACAGATCCCTTTACCACGACCCGCACGACCCGCAAGGTCGGCCTCGGCATCCCGCTGTTCAAGCTGTCTGCCGAGCAGGCGGGAGGCGACTTTTCCATTCGCTCCAAAGTGGGGGAGGGGACCGTGGTCACCGCGCGGTATGAGCTGGACCACATCGACCGCATGCCGCTCGGCGACATTGCGGGCACGATCTCAGCTCTTGTGGGGGCCGACCCCGCGATCGACTTTGTGTATGAGCAGAGAGTCGGCGCCGAGAGCTTTGTGCTCGACACGCGCGAGGTGCGCGGGATTCTGGGAGATGTGCCGCTTGACAGCCCTGAGGTGCTGCTCTGGATTCGGGAGTATTTGAGTGAACAGATAACGAATATGAAAGGTGCTGAACAGATATGA